Proteins encoded within one genomic window of Elstera cyanobacteriorum:
- a CDS encoding AMP nucleosidase: MMDPRAPHAAVADGVEAFTDADAALARIAEIYDRSAGHIRAGFEALAKGGDIVPNGAYYPYLGITVTAADLHLDARFAYGVAVDPGAYGTTLTRPSLLADYYRDQIHLLIQNHKVPVYVGVSKRPIPLPFVIENATADVTETQVRAMAQRFALPDLNVIDDSIANGTHTPAEGLPRPLSLFTAERVDYSIARLGHYTATAPQHFQRFVLLTNYQRYVDEFCAYGKRLVAEGDEYDSFVEPGDVFTPNPRLTDKPASGTPLVNLPQMPAYHLTRPDKLGITMVNIGVGPSNAKTITDHLAVLRPHCWLMLGHCAGLRRSQFLGDYVLAHGYVRDDQVLDADLPPYVPVPPIAEVQVALQQAVAKITGLEGADLKSRLRTGSVLTTDNRNWELRFQDIYARLNQSRAIAVDMESATIAANGFRFRVPYGTLLCVSDKPLHGEIKLRGMANAMYRERIAQHLEIGIETIDILRAEGVRKLHSRKLRSFDEPSFR; encoded by the coding sequence ATGATGGACCCGCGGGCTCCTCATGCCGCCGTCGCCGACGGCGTTGAAGCCTTTACCGATGCCGATGCCGCGCTGGCGCGCATCGCCGAAATTTATGATCGTTCCGCCGGGCATATCCGCGCTGGGTTCGAGGCGCTGGCCAAGGGCGGCGATATTGTGCCGAACGGCGCTTACTATCCCTATCTTGGGATTACCGTCACCGCTGCCGATCTGCATCTGGATGCGCGCTTCGCCTATGGCGTCGCCGTCGATCCCGGTGCCTATGGCACGACGCTGACGCGCCCGTCTTTGCTGGCGGATTACTACCGCGATCAGATCCATCTGCTGATCCAGAACCATAAGGTTCCGGTCTATGTTGGCGTTAGCAAGCGCCCGATTCCGCTGCCTTTCGTCATCGAAAATGCCACGGCGGATGTGACCGAAACCCAAGTGCGGGCGATGGCGCAGCGCTTCGCCCTGCCCGACCTTAACGTGATCGACGATTCGATCGCCAACGGCACCCATACCCCGGCGGAAGGGCTGCCGCGCCCGCTGTCGCTGTTTACGGCGGAACGGGTGGATTATTCCATTGCCCGCCTGGGCCATTATACGGCAACCGCCCCGCAGCATTTTCAGCGCTTCGTACTGCTGACCAATTATCAGCGCTACGTCGATGAGTTCTGCGCCTACGGCAAGCGGTTGGTGGCCGAGGGGGATGAATACGATAGTTTTGTCGAACCCGGCGACGTTTTTACCCCCAATCCCCGCCTGACCGATAAGCCCGCCAGCGGCACGCCGCTGGTCAACCTGCCGCAGATGCCTGCCTATCATTTGACCCGGCCCGACAAGCTGGGGATTACGATGGTCAATATCGGCGTCGGCCCGTCGAACGCCAAAACGATTACCGATCATCTCGCCGTGCTGCGTCCGCACTGCTGGCTGATGCTGGGCCATTGTGCCGGGCTGCGCCGCAGTCAGTTCCTGGGCGATTACGTGCTGGCGCACGGCTATGTCCGCGACGATCAAGTGCTGGATGCCGATCTGCCGCCCTATGTGCCGGTGCCGCCGATTGCCGAAGTGCAGGTGGCCCTGCAACAGGCGGTCGCCAAGATCACCGGGCTGGAAGGGGCGGACCTCAAGAGCCGCCTGCGCACCGGGTCGGTGCTGACCACCGACAACCGCAATTGGGAGCTGCGCTTCCAGGATATTTACGCCCGGCTGAACCAATCGCGCGCGATTGCGGTGGATATGGAATCGGCGACGATTGCCGCCAACGGCTTCCGCTTCCGCGTTCCCTACGGCACGCTTCTGTGCGTGTCCGACAAACCCCTGCACGGCGAAATCAAGCTGCGCGGTATGGCGAACGCTATGTACCGGGAGCGCATCGCCCAGCATTTGGAAATCGGTATCGAAACCATCGATATTCTGCGGGCGGAAGGGGTGCGAAAGTTGCATTCCCGTAAGCTACGCAGCTTTGACGAGCCGAGCTTCCGCTAA
- a CDS encoding ribbon-helix-helix domain-containing protein, which translates to MTTSDSDEGARHRRTVIVSGRRTSISVEVAIWDALTDICKREECTLSDLLTLIDQRRLGASLASAIRVFSIFYFRAIAAVASSSGAAPAPRLAEAAAPFDIASAGFQAPPPVAGGIALLDPVLEAFEANRRERLQALAAETDAEAPNT; encoded by the coding sequence GTGACGACGAGTGATAGTGATGAAGGGGCGCGTCATCGCCGAACGGTGATCGTGTCGGGGCGACGGACCAGTATTAGTGTTGAAGTCGCCATCTGGGATGCTTTGACCGATATTTGTAAGCGCGAAGAATGCACGCTGTCCGACTTGCTAACCCTGATCGATCAGCGGCGGCTGGGGGCTAGTCTGGCGTCGGCCATCCGGGTTTTTTCGATTTTTTATTTCCGGGCGATCGCCGCTGTGGCGTCCTCATCAGGGGCTGCCCCGGCGCCTCGTTTAGCCGAGGCTGCGGCCCCCTTTGATATCGCCTCTGCCGGATTCCAAGCCCCGCCCCCGGTGGCCGGAGGGATTGCCCTGCTCGACCCCGTGCTGGAGGCTTTTGAGGCCAACCGCCGCGAACGTCTCCAGGCGCTCGCGGCCGAAACCGACGCGGAAGCCCCCAATACCTAG
- a CDS encoding ABC transporter permease subunit — protein sequence MTSVSETAAQAAPPGRLPRLRFDLRRAGQTALPWLLPGLLLLVWELLGRTGHLTAALLPAPSEVLTAGVTLIGTGELLTHLWVSFTRAISGLAVGGSLAFLLGLANGLSRLSERLTDTSIQMIRNIPALSLIPLVILWFGIEEGAKLFLVSLAVFFPIYVNTFHGIRTVDPQLVEMGKSYGMNRWDLFARVVLPGALPSIFVGLRYALGLMWLTLIVAETIAAQSGLGYLAMHAREFMLTDVVVLAILIYALLGKLADSIARLLERKTLRWHAAFRSE from the coding sequence ATGACCAGCGTCAGCGAGACGGCGGCGCAGGCCGCCCCGCCGGGCCGCCTTCCCCGCCTTCGGTTTGATCTGCGGCGCGCGGGGCAGACAGCCCTCCCCTGGCTGTTGCCCGGCTTACTGCTGCTTGTGTGGGAACTCTTGGGCCGCACCGGGCATTTGACCGCAGCGCTCCTTCCCGCGCCCTCGGAAGTTTTGACTGCCGGGGTAACGCTGATCGGCACGGGCGAATTGCTGACCCATCTGTGGGTTAGCTTTACCCGTGCGATCTCGGGCCTTGCCGTCGGTGGCAGCCTCGCTTTTCTGCTCGGGTTGGCGAACGGTCTCTCCCGCCTCAGCGAGCGGCTGACCGATACCAGCATTCAGATGATCCGCAATATCCCGGCGCTCTCGCTGATCCCGCTGGTCATCCTATGGTTTGGGATCGAGGAGGGGGCGAAGCTCTTCCTCGTTTCCCTCGCAGTGTTTTTCCCGATCTATGTCAATACGTTCCACGGGATTCGCACGGTCGATCCGCAGTTGGTCGAAATGGGCAAATCCTATGGCATGAACCGCTGGGATTTATTTGCCCGCGTCGTGCTGCCGGGGGCGCTGCCGTCGATCTTCGTCGGGTTGCGCTATGCCTTGGGGCTGATGTGGCTAACGCTGATCGTGGCCGAAACCATCGCCGCGCAATCGGGCCTCGGCTATCTCGCCATGCACGCGCGGGAATTCATGCTGACCGATGTGGTCGTTCTCGCCATCCTCATTTACGCGCTGCTCGGCAAGCTCGCCGACAGTATCGCCCGGCTGCTGGAGCGCAAAACCTTGCGCTGGCATGCCGCCTTTCGGTCGGAGTAA
- the ssuD gene encoding FMNH2-dependent alkanesulfonate monooxygenase encodes MSITPLKPLDLFWFIPVSGDGSYLGTLDGHRPADFDYLKQIAQAADRLGFGGVLIPTGRGCDDPFITAGALASHTQRLKFLVALRPGTLSPTLAARQAAAIDRLSQGRYIVNIVSGGNATELAGDGIFLSHDARYEHTAEFLSVYTRLLAGETVSLDGKHVRVTGAKLDFPPVQNPPAVWFGGSSEPGQEVAAEHADVYLTWGEPLDQVREKLDQVRAKAAARGRQVRFGLRIHLIVRETEAEAWAAADALIAKIPQAAIDAAQKKFAEESDSIGQKRMSALHRGGSRAALTIAPNLWAGIGLVRGGAGTALVGTPEQVAARLREYQALGIETIIASGYPHLEEAYKVAELLFPALGIAPNKARHHGTQPGEFGTSGTGITPARASAS; translated from the coding sequence ATGAGCATTACCCCTTTGAAGCCGCTTGATCTATTTTGGTTCATCCCCGTCAGCGGCGACGGCAGCTACCTCGGCACCCTCGACGGCCACCGCCCGGCGGACTTCGATTATCTGAAGCAAATCGCCCAGGCCGCTGACCGGCTCGGCTTCGGCGGCGTGCTGATCCCGACCGGGCGCGGCTGCGACGATCCCTTCATCACGGCGGGGGCGCTGGCGAGCCATACCCAGCGGCTGAAGTTCCTGGTTGCCCTGCGGCCTGGCACCCTCTCGCCCACCTTGGCCGCGCGGCAGGCGGCGGCCATCGACCGGTTGAGCCAGGGGCGCTACATCGTCAATATTGTGTCGGGCGGCAATGCCACCGAACTGGCGGGCGACGGAATCTTCCTCTCCCATGATGCGCGCTACGAGCATACGGCGGAGTTTCTGTCGGTTTACACCCGCCTTCTGGCTGGGGAAACGGTTAGCCTCGACGGAAAGCATGTGCGGGTGACGGGGGCGAAGCTCGATTTCCCGCCGGTGCAAAACCCGCCGGCGGTCTGGTTTGGCGGCTCGTCTGAACCAGGGCAGGAGGTGGCGGCGGAACATGCCGACGTTTATCTGACCTGGGGCGAACCCTTGGACCAGGTTCGGGAAAAGCTGGATCAGGTGCGCGCCAAAGCGGCGGCGCGCGGGCGGCAGGTGCGCTTCGGGCTGCGCATTCATCTGATTGTCCGCGAGACGGAGGCAGAAGCCTGGGCCGCCGCCGATGCGCTGATCGCCAAAATTCCGCAGGCGGCCATCGATGCCGCCCAGAAGAAATTCGCCGAAGAATCCGATTCCATCGGGCAAAAGCGCATGAGCGCGCTGCATCGCGGCGGTTCTCGCGCGGCGCTGACCATCGCGCCGAACCTTTGGGCCGGGATCGGTCTGGTGCGCGGCGGGGCGGGGACGGCCCTGGTCGGCACGCCGGAACAGGTGGCGGCGCGGCTACGCGAGTATCAGGCGCTGGGGATTGAAACCATCATCGCCTCCGGCTACCCGCATCTCGAAGAAGCCTATAAGGTCGCGGAACTGCTGTTCCCGGCGCTTGGCATTGCGCCGAATAAAGCCCGCCACCACGGCACCCAACCGGGCGAGTTTGGCACCAGCGGCACGGGGATCACCCCGGCGCGCGCCTCGGCCTCGTGA
- a CDS encoding aliphatic sulfonate ABC transporter substrate-binding protein, which produces MERFSPARRAVTAGLLALSAAVFLPWAAAAQTATPKEVRIGYQKNGLLILAKQRKSLEAKLNPLGIEVKWAEFSFGPPLLEALGLGSVDFGTTGDAPPIFAQAAGANLLYVSAQEAAGSGAAVLVADTSPIKTLADLKGKKVGFAKASSAHNLTIAALEKAGLTYQDIEPVYLPPADAAAAFARGAIDAWTIWDPYFAIAEKSKNTRILSLARGIVTQNSFFLANKDFTQKYPQIVGAINEVLVDTARWASQDQEAVAKALSEITGVDLESQRRAVARTEFAVSPVSTAVVAEQQRIADRFHRLGLIPKPITVKDIVWSWTPAS; this is translated from the coding sequence ATGGAACGCTTTTCCCCCGCTCGCCGGGCCGTTACGGCCGGGCTGCTCGCCCTGTCGGCTGCCGTTTTCCTGCCCTGGGCGGCTGCCGCCCAGACGGCCACCCCGAAAGAGGTGCGCATCGGCTATCAAAAAAATGGTCTGCTGATTTTGGCAAAGCAGCGTAAATCGCTGGAAGCCAAGCTCAATCCCCTTGGGATCGAGGTTAAATGGGCCGAGTTTTCGTTTGGTCCGCCGCTGTTGGAAGCCCTTGGCCTCGGGTCGGTCGATTTCGGCACGACCGGCGATGCGCCGCCGATTTTTGCCCAGGCCGCCGGGGCGAACCTTCTCTATGTCTCTGCCCAAGAAGCCGCCGGGTCCGGGGCGGCGGTACTGGTCGCCGACACTTCACCAATCAAGACCCTGGCCGATTTAAAGGGCAAGAAGGTCGGCTTCGCCAAAGCCTCCTCCGCCCATAATCTCACCATCGCGGCCTTGGAAAAAGCGGGGCTGACTTATCAGGATATCGAGCCGGTCTATCTGCCGCCCGCCGATGCCGCCGCCGCTTTTGCGCGCGGGGCCATCGATGCCTGGACGATTTGGGATCCCTATTTCGCCATCGCCGAAAAATCGAAGAACACCCGCATTCTGTCGCTGGCGCGCGGGATCGTGACGCAGAATTCCTTCTTCTTGGCGAATAAGGATTTCACGCAGAAGTACCCGCAGATCGTCGGCGCGATTAACGAAGTTTTGGTCGATACGGCGCGCTGGGCTTCCCAGGATCAGGAGGCTGTCGCGAAAGCCTTGTCGGAAATTACCGGCGTTGATCTCGAGTCGCAGCGCCGCGCTGTCGCCCGCACGGAATTTGCCGTTTCGCCGGTCTCCACCGCCGTCGTGGCCGAACAGCAGCGCATCGCCGACCGCTTCCACCGCCTGGGCCTGATCCCGAAGCCGATCACGGTCAAGGACATCGTTTGGTCCTGGACGCCCGCGAGCTGA
- a CDS encoding lipid-binding SYLF domain-containing protein yields the protein MFRMTALAASLMLGLMMIVKPVLANDQQELVDRAKISVDSLRSDANLGKPINNLLKRAYGVMIFPNMFKAGFILGGEGGNGVLLVKGPDGTWSSPAFFGMGSGSLGLQIGVQQSEVMLIIMNEGGLRKILNNSMKLGADASVAVGPVGAGIEASTTANMSADIYTYSKAAGLFGGGSLEGSVLSPREEWNNAYYGSGATTRAITVERKFENYGSNNLKAALNSRE from the coding sequence ATGTTCCGCATGACCGCCCTGGCCGCCAGCCTGATGCTGGGCCTGATGATGATCGTAAAGCCGGTGCTGGCGAACGATCAGCAAGAACTGGTCGATCGCGCGAAAATCAGCGTCGATAGCCTGCGTTCCGACGCCAACCTCGGCAAGCCAATCAATAATCTGCTGAAGCGCGCCTATGGCGTGATGATCTTCCCGAATATGTTCAAGGCCGGGTTCATCCTGGGCGGGGAAGGCGGCAACGGCGTGCTGCTGGTCAAAGGCCCGGACGGCACTTGGTCATCCCCCGCGTTCTTCGGCATGGGGTCCGGCTCGCTCGGCCTTCAGATTGGGGTGCAGCAGTCGGAAGTGATGCTGATCATCATGAACGAAGGCGGCTTGCGCAAAATCCTCAATAATTCGATGAAGCTCGGCGCCGATGCCTCGGTGGCGGTCGGCCCGGTCGGTGCGGGGATCGAAGCCTCGACCACGGCCAATATGTCCGCCGATATATATACCTACAGCAAGGCGGCCGGTCTCTTCGGCGGCGGGTCGCTGGAAGGCAGCGTGCTTAGCCCGCGTGAAGAATGGAACAACGCCTATTACGGCAGCGGCGCCACCACGCGCGCCATTACCGTCGAACGCAAGTTCGAAAACTATGGCTCGAACAATTTGAAAGCGGCCCTCAACAGCCGCGAATAG
- a CDS encoding cobyric acid synthase, whose amino-acid sequence MTARRPPALMLQGTGSDVGKSLLTAGLARAFTRRGLSVRPFKPQNMSNNAAVTPDGGEIGRAQALQARAARVPLSVHMNPVLLKPETDRRAQVVVQGRALAPAEAADYQALKARLLGSVLESFAHLEAEADLVLVEGAGSPAEINLRAGDIANMGFARRAGVPVVLVGDIDRGGVIAALVGTKTVIDPADAAQIRGFIVNKFRGDVRLFDGGLTAITERTGWPSFGVVPWFRDVGLLPAEDAVTLERPIPQAERPLRIAVPMLSRIANFDDLDPLKAEEDVAVIFTPPGQPLPRDVDLILIPGSKATLADLAFLRAQGWDVDIIAHYRQGGAVFGICGGYQMLGRRVHDPAGIEGVQGSQPGLGLLDVETTLAGDKILRPVSGTSVTGTPLYGYEIHIGRTQGPDTARPLLTLPHGPEGAQSADGSVGGCYLHGLFASDAYRAEFLAQFRPERRAALGFEARVESVLDGLADHLETHLDLDGLWAVAQTRGGA is encoded by the coding sequence ATGACGGCCCGTCGCCCCCCTGCCCTGATGCTGCAAGGCACGGGGTCGGACGTGGGGAAATCCTTACTGACGGCAGGATTAGCCCGCGCCTTCACCCGGCGCGGGCTTTCCGTGCGCCCGTTCAAGCCGCAGAATATGTCGAACAATGCGGCGGTGACGCCCGACGGCGGCGAGATCGGGCGGGCGCAAGCCTTGCAAGCGCGGGCGGCGCGGGTACCGCTGTCGGTCCATATGAACCCGGTCCTGCTGAAGCCGGAAACCGACCGGCGCGCGCAGGTCGTTGTGCAGGGCCGCGCCCTCGCCCCGGCCGAGGCCGCCGATTATCAGGCGCTGAAAGCCCGGCTGTTGGGATCGGTTTTAGAAAGTTTCGCCCATCTGGAGGCCGAAGCCGATTTGGTGCTGGTCGAAGGCGCGGGCAGCCCGGCGGAAATCAACCTGCGCGCGGGCGATATCGCCAATATGGGCTTCGCCCGCCGCGCCGGGGTGCCGGTGGTGCTGGTCGGCGATATCGACCGGGGCGGCGTGATTGCGGCGCTCGTCGGCACGAAGACCGTGATCGACCCGGCGGATGCGGCGCAGATACGCGGCTTCATCGTCAATAAATTCCGGGGCGACGTTCGGCTGTTCGATGGTGGGCTGACCGCGATTACCGAGCGTACCGGCTGGCCCAGCTTCGGCGTGGTGCCCTGGTTCCGCGACGTCGGCCTGCTGCCCGCCGAGGACGCGGTGACGCTGGAGCGGCCCATCCCGCAGGCGGAGCGCCCCTTGCGTATTGCCGTGCCGATGCTGTCCCGCATCGCTAATTTCGACGATCTCGACCCGTTGAAGGCCGAGGAGGATGTGGCGGTCATCTTCACCCCGCCCGGCCAACCGCTACCGCGCGACGTTGATCTCATCCTGATCCCCGGCAGCAAGGCGACGCTCGCCGATCTCGCCTTCCTGCGCGCCCAAGGCTGGGATGTGGATATTATCGCCCATTACCGCCAAGGCGGGGCGGTCTTCGGGATTTGCGGCGGCTATCAGATGCTGGGGCGCCGGGTGCATGATCCGGCGGGGATCGAGGGGGTTCAAGGTAGCCAGCCGGGACTCGGCCTGCTCGATGTTGAAACCACCCTGGCGGGCGATAAAATTCTGCGCCCGGTTTCAGGAACCTCCGTCACCGGCACGCCGCTTTATGGCTATGAAATCCATATCGGGCGCACCCAGGGGCCGGATACCGCCCGCCCGCTGCTCACCCTGCCGCACGGGCCGGAGGGGGCGCAGTCGGCCGACGGCAGCGTCGGCGGCTGTTATCTGCATGGGCTATTTGCCAGCGACGCCTACCGCGCCGAGTTTCTGGCCCAGTTCCGCCCCGAACGACGGGCGGCGTTAGGGTTCGAAGCCCGGGTTGAAAGCGTGCTGGATGGGCTGGCCGACCATCTTGAAACGCACCTCGACCTTGATGGGCTGTGGGCCGTCGCCCAAACGCGGGGCGGCGCATGA
- a CDS encoding ATP-binding cassette domain-containing protein: protein MTALRHDLLTADAIHVRGAEKSFGETRVLHGINLDIPAGQFVAIIGRSGCGKSTLLRLIAGLDDPTSGQVEIGAVPAGEAEHTRLMFQEPRLLPWASVLRNVEVGLGAARRKPGALAQALEALRAVGLEARGHDWPSVLSGGQKQRVALARALVSRPRVLALDEPLGALDALTRIEMQGLLERVWQDQGFTAVLVTHDVSEALALADRVVMIEDGAIALDLEVPLPRPRRRGSIALAQLEERILKLLLKNDLGAPEYAI from the coding sequence ATGACCGCTTTGCGCCACGATCTCCTTACCGCCGACGCCATTCACGTGCGCGGCGCCGAAAAATCCTTCGGCGAGACCCGCGTGCTGCACGGCATCAATCTCGATATTCCTGCTGGGCAGTTCGTCGCCATCATCGGGCGCAGCGGCTGCGGCAAGAGCACGCTGCTGCGTCTGATTGCTGGGCTGGACGATCCAACCAGCGGTCAAGTCGAGATCGGCGCGGTCCCAGCGGGCGAGGCGGAGCATACCCGCCTGATGTTCCAGGAACCGCGCTTGCTGCCCTGGGCCTCCGTTCTGCGCAATGTCGAAGTCGGCCTCGGCGCGGCCCGGCGCAAACCGGGGGCGCTGGCCCAGGCGCTCGAAGCCTTGCGCGCAGTTGGGCTGGAGGCGCGGGGCCATGATTGGCCCTCCGTCCTTTCCGGTGGGCAAAAGCAGCGCGTGGCCCTGGCCCGTGCCCTCGTCAGCCGCCCGCGCGTGCTGGCCCTGGACGAACCTTTGGGGGCGCTCGACGCGCTGACCCGGATCGAAATGCAAGGGCTGCTGGAGCGGGTGTGGCAGGACCAGGGGTTTACTGCTGTGCTGGTCACCCACGATGTGTCGGAGGCTTTGGCCTTGGCCGACCGGGTGGTGATGATCGAAGACGGCGCCATCGCGCTCGATCTGGAGGTGCCCCTGCCGCGCCCGCGCCGACGGGGGAGCATCGCCCTGGCCCAGCTTGAAGAGCGGATTCTAAAGCTGCTGTTGAAGAACGACCTGGGGGCGCCGGAGTATGCGATTTAA
- a CDS encoding DUF445 domain-containing protein, with protein MSGIRWAAHGLLVGSATAFIGLSLWPQPPVWGLALRAMAEAATVGALADWFAVTALFRRPLGLPIPHTALLPRNKARIGKRLGGFVSDKFLDPETLARRVTGADVPTRLADLLTRADVRAGLSRAVDGLLGEAEIALQGAGVKAGAKAEIHRLLDGIDLAPLARDGLFTFLHEGHYLPLLDRVAAWGEAQLIAERPRIEAFLRDRVVAYLADKLDSGVTRLLGIDPTSLADGAIARRVGDALAEAILADATARLAQLRTPGSELAQQVHATLLQQAHRVTEGPDWAATFAGLKRHLLAPERFDPAFDGLWAQTTATITAARPRLQAGLLTVIDTQIGRLRTDEALRAAVTAQAEALVRGMIADARPLAADHIAATVTGWDDAAVTAELERAVGRDLQFIRINGTIVGGVAGLALFLIDRYWLG; from the coding sequence ATGAGCGGCATCCGCTGGGCCGCGCACGGGCTGCTGGTCGGTTCGGCGACGGCCTTTATCGGCCTCAGCCTGTGGCCGCAGCCGCCGGTGTGGGGCCTTGCCCTGCGGGCGATGGCGGAAGCGGCGACGGTCGGCGCGCTGGCCGATTGGTTCGCCGTCACCGCCCTGTTCCGCCGCCCGCTGGGGCTGCCGATCCCCCATACCGCCCTGCTACCGCGCAATAAGGCGCGGATCGGTAAACGGTTGGGCGGGTTCGTCAGCGACAAGTTTCTCGATCCCGAGACGCTCGCCCGCCGCGTGACCGGCGCCGACGTGCCGACCCGGCTGGCCGATCTGCTGACGCGGGCGGACGTGCGGGCGGGACTGTCCCGGGCCGTCGATGGCCTGCTCGGCGAGGCGGAAATCGCCTTACAGGGGGCGGGTGTTAAGGCAGGGGCCAAGGCGGAAATTCACCGTCTTCTTGACGGTATCGACCTCGCCCCGCTCGCCCGCGACGGGCTGTTTACTTTTCTGCACGAGGGTCATTATCTGCCGTTGCTCGACCGGGTAGCGGCCTGGGGCGAAGCGCAATTGATCGCCGAACGGCCCCGCATCGAAGCCTTCCTGCGCGACCGGGTGGTCGCCTATCTCGCCGATAAGCTCGATTCCGGCGTCACCCGCCTGCTCGGGATCGACCCGACCTCATTGGCCGATGGGGCGATTGCCCGCCGGGTGGGCGACGCGCTGGCGGAGGCGATTTTGGCCGATGCCACCGCCCGCTTGGCCCAGCTCCGCACCCCCGGATCGGAGCTGGCGCAGCAGGTCCACGCGACGCTGTTGCAGCAGGCCCATCGCGTGACCGAAGGGCCGGATTGGGCCGCGACCTTCGCCGGGCTGAAGCGGCATCTGCTGGCGCCCGAGCGCTTCGATCCGGCTTTCGACGGTCTTTGGGCGCAGACGACCGCCACCATAACCGCCGCCCGCCCCCGGTTGCAGGCGGGGCTGCTGACCGTCATCGATACACAGATCGGGCGGTTGCGGACCGACGAGGCCTTGCGGGCCGCCGTCACGGCGCAGGCGGAGGCCCTGGTGCGCGGGATGATCGCCGACGCCCGCCCGCTCGCCGCCGATCATATCGCCGCTACGGTGACCGGGTGGGACGATGCCGCCGTGACCGCCGAATTGGAACGGGCGGTCGGGCGCGATCTTCAGTTTATCCGCATCAATGGCACAATCGTCGGTGGGGTGGCGGGGCTGGCGCTGTTTTTGATCGACCGCTATTGGCTGGGCTGA
- a CDS encoding N-acetylmuramoyl-L-alanine amidase family protein — MTWDRRRFLKQALLVGGTCLLAEEAFAQAAQQLLTKASAGKTASKTPVIPKKIIAIDAGHGGKDPGAIGAQGTYEKLITISVARELARQLEATGRYTPILTRRNDTFVALGQRVVAARKAKSALFVSLHADSIPNNPDARGFSVYTLSDKASDSMTAALADRENAADFVGGLDLSQHSRQVKTILLDLMHRETTNSSLAMAHATLAKMTPAFPPLQKPHRQANFAVLRSPDIPSVLVEMGFLSNRDDERALREDSYQRKLAGRLTAAVDSFFAA; from the coding sequence ATGACGTGGGACCGGCGGCGATTTTTAAAACAGGCGCTTTTGGTCGGCGGCACGTGCCTGCTGGCGGAAGAAGCCTTCGCCCAGGCGGCCCAGCAACTTCTGACCAAGGCGTCGGCGGGTAAAACGGCTAGCAAGACCCCGGTGATCCCTAAGAAGATCATTGCGATTGATGCGGGGCACGGCGGCAAGGATCCGGGGGCCATCGGCGCCCAGGGAACCTATGAAAAGCTGATCACCATTTCGGTTGCCCGTGAGCTTGCCCGCCAGTTGGAAGCCACGGGCCGTTACACGCCGATCTTAACCCGCCGCAACGATACCTTCGTTGCGCTAGGGCAGCGGGTTGTCGCCGCGCGGAAGGCGAAATCGGCACTTTTCGTTTCGCTGCATGCCGACTCGATTCCGAATAACCCCGATGCGCGCGGCTTTTCGGTCTATACCTTGTCGGATAAAGCATCGGATTCGATGACGGCCGCCCTCGCCGACCGCGAAAATGCCGCCGATTTTGTCGGGGGTCTCGATCTTTCACAGCATTCGCGGCAGGTGAAAACCATTCTGCTGGACCTGATGCACCGCGAAACGACGAATAGTTCGCTGGCGATGGCCCATGCGACCTTGGCCAAAATGACGCCCGCCTTCCCGCCGCTGCAAAAGCCGCACCGGCAGGCGAATTTCGCCGTGCTGCGCTCGCCAGATATTCCATCGGTTTTGGTCGAGATGGGCTTCCTGTCGAACCGCGACGATGAGCGCGCCCTGCGCGAAGACAGCTATCAGCGCAAGCTGGCGGGGCGCTTGACGGCAGCGGTAGATAGTTTTTTTGCCGCTTAA